A window of the Thalassospira indica genome harbors these coding sequences:
- the murD gene encoding UDP-N-acetylmuramoyl-L-alanine--D-glutamate ligase — protein MIDLSHLSGKTIAVLGLGKSGLASVKALINAGAIVWAWDDNASSREQLEPLGLAPINLAECDWTEPDMLVISPGIPSTFPTPHPAAEKARRAGKPIICDVELLCVAQPDVPTLAITGTNGKSTTTALTAHIIGQAGIKTQAGGNLGNAALGLEPSTADDCLVLELSSYQLELLEHAAFDACALLNITPDHLDRHGGLDGYIGAKHLIFARAKGPKWAIISVDDEPCAKMAVELAREGGRHIIEVSVKQPVDHGIYVDDQGWLIDDMTGAQTRILDLATVTHMPGQHNWQNIAFAYGLCRARDVDATRIIDGIMSFPGLAHRQELLGTINGVVFVNDSKATNAEASAKALSAYHNIYWIAGGKPKEGGIDGLQEFYPHIKKAYLIGAATNEFAETLGDDLPWEKCETLDVATKMAFADAKASGDDKPVVMLTPACASFDQFKSFEARGDAFRNLYNALAGGEMTRKANA, from the coding sequence TTGATTGATCTTTCACATCTGAGCGGCAAAACCATCGCGGTTCTGGGTCTTGGGAAATCCGGACTTGCCAGTGTGAAGGCATTGATCAATGCAGGTGCCATCGTCTGGGCGTGGGATGACAACGCATCATCGCGTGAACAGCTTGAACCGCTTGGCCTTGCGCCGATCAATCTGGCGGAATGTGACTGGACAGAACCCGACATGCTGGTGATCAGCCCGGGTATTCCGTCCACCTTCCCGACCCCGCATCCGGCGGCTGAAAAGGCACGCCGTGCGGGCAAACCGATCATTTGCGACGTCGAGTTGCTTTGTGTGGCGCAGCCTGATGTGCCCACACTTGCCATCACCGGCACCAACGGCAAGTCAACCACCACAGCACTGACCGCCCACATCATCGGGCAGGCAGGGATCAAGACGCAGGCGGGCGGCAACCTTGGTAACGCAGCCCTTGGGCTTGAACCCTCCACCGCCGATGATTGTCTGGTGCTTGAGCTGTCATCCTATCAGCTTGAACTACTGGAACATGCGGCCTTTGATGCCTGCGCGCTGTTGAACATCACGCCGGATCATCTGGATCGCCATGGCGGACTGGATGGCTATATCGGCGCCAAGCACCTGATCTTTGCCCGTGCAAAAGGTCCGAAATGGGCGATCATTTCCGTTGATGACGAGCCATGTGCAAAAATGGCGGTTGAACTGGCCCGTGAAGGCGGTCGGCACATCATCGAGGTTTCCGTCAAGCAACCGGTCGATCACGGCATCTATGTGGACGATCAGGGCTGGCTGATTGATGACATGACCGGTGCGCAAACCCGTATTCTGGATCTTGCGACAGTCACCCACATGCCCGGACAACACAACTGGCAAAACATTGCCTTTGCCTATGGCTTGTGCCGCGCACGTGATGTGGATGCCACCCGGATCATTGACGGGATCATGTCCTTCCCGGGTCTGGCTCATCGACAGGAACTGCTGGGCACCATTAACGGCGTCGTGTTTGTCAATGACAGCAAGGCCACCAATGCCGAGGCATCGGCAAAGGCGCTTTCGGCCTATCACAACATCTACTGGATTGCCGGTGGCAAACCCAAGGAAGGCGGAATTGATGGATTGCAGGAATTCTATCCCCACATCAAGAAAGCCTATCTGATCGGTGCCGCGACCAACGAATTTGCCGAAACCCTTGGTGATGATCTGCCATGGGAGAAATGCGAAACCCTTGATGTCGCAACCAAAATGGCCTTTGCAGATGCCAAGGCCAGCGGCGATGACAAACCGGTGGTGATGCTCACCCCGGCCTGCGCATCGTTTGATCAGTTCAAAAGCTTTGAGGCGCGCGGCGACGCCTTCCGCAA
- the mraY gene encoding phospho-N-acetylmuramoyl-pentapeptide-transferase, translated as MLYNLLYQFADQMPVLNLFRYITFRTGGAIITSLVLAFVIGPHLINWLRSKQSEGQPIREDGPESHLLTKKGTPTMGGLLLLLSTSIATLLWADLTNPYVWAVLLVTIGYGFLGFLDDFLKVSKRNTKGLPGKLKLLGQFSIAALAAWWISYNTADPLSTALAFPFFKNFLLDLGWFFVPFAMFVMVGASNSVNLTDGLDGLAIVPVMIAAASFALITYLIGNVQFAEYLQVHYVAGSGELTIFLGALVGAGLGFLWYNAPPAMVFMGDTGSLALGGALGAVSVVTKHELVLAIIGGLFVLETLSVIIQVGSYKLTGKRVFRMAPLHHHFEKKGWQEPTIVIRFWIIAVILALVGLATLKLR; from the coding sequence ATGCTCTATAATCTGCTTTATCAATTTGCTGATCAGATGCCGGTACTGAACCTGTTTCGGTATATCACCTTCCGTACGGGTGGTGCGATCATCACGTCGCTTGTGCTTGCCTTTGTGATCGGCCCGCACCTGATCAACTGGTTGCGTTCCAAACAAAGCGAAGGCCAGCCGATCCGCGAAGACGGCCCTGAAAGCCATCTTTTGACCAAAAAAGGCACGCCGACCATGGGCGGGCTTTTGTTGTTGCTGTCAACATCCATTGCCACCCTGCTGTGGGCCGACCTCACCAACCCTTATGTCTGGGCGGTTTTGCTGGTTACGATCGGCTATGGCTTCCTTGGTTTCCTTGACGACTTCCTGAAAGTTTCCAAGCGCAACACCAAAGGCCTTCCGGGAAAGCTCAAACTTCTTGGGCAGTTTTCCATCGCAGCCCTTGCCGCATGGTGGATTTCGTATAACACCGCTGATCCGCTTTCGACCGCACTTGCCTTCCCGTTCTTCAAGAATTTCCTGCTGGATCTGGGCTGGTTCTTTGTGCCGTTTGCGATGTTTGTCATGGTCGGTGCCTCGAACTCGGTGAACCTGACGGATGGTCTTGATGGTCTTGCGATTGTGCCGGTGATGATTGCGGCGGCAAGCTTTGCGCTGATTACCTATCTGATCGGTAACGTTCAATTCGCCGAATACCTGCAGGTCCATTACGTCGCCGGTTCTGGTGAGTTGACCATTTTCCTTGGTGCACTTGTTGGTGCCGGCCTTGGTTTCCTTTGGTACAACGCCCCGCCTGCGATGGTGTTTATGGGGGATACCGGCTCCCTCGCCCTTGGTGGTGCTTTGGGTGCGGTTTCGGTTGTCACCAAGCACGAACTGGTTCTGGCAATCATTGGTGGTCTTTTTGTTCTGGAAACCCTGTCGGTGATCATTCAGGTTGGGTCCTACAAACTGACCGGCAAGCGGGTATTCCGCATGGCGCCGCTTCATCACCATTTCGAGAAAAAGGGCTGGCAGGAGCCGACCATCGTGATCCGGTTCTGGATCATTGCCGTGATCCTTGCCCTGGTTGGACTTGCAACCCTGAAACTTCGTTAA
- a CDS encoding UDP-N-acetylmuramoyl-tripeptide--D-alanyl-D-alanine ligase: MTKAVLWTAKDAETATGGKTTGDWTVAGITIDSRKVSEGDLFIALKGPNFDGHKFAQAALDAGAHAVMVSDAKGITDTDKVLLVDDTMAALESIGLAGRARSKAKIVAITGSVGKTGTKEALKYVLSQQGKTHASPASFNNHWGVPITLATLPADADFGVFEIGMNHPGEISKLVKMVKPSVAVITTVVGAHTEFFKDEAEIAMAKAEIFDGLDKDGTVILNRDNMHYFALARRAKELGLGNVKCFGTDAMANYRLFEANIVTDGSAVRARVGGRDLEYFIGCPGEHWVLNSLAVLGCVDAIGADPVRAAQDLADVTPPAGRGETHTVKLPSGNGTFTLIDDAYNANPTSMMAGIKVLSQTKPSDGGRKIAVLGEMRELGDIAPKMHADLHQPLTALEIDRVYSVGPMMAELDKTLPSERNAGHFDTAEDAIEPIKADLRDGDVVLVKGSLGIYVSKIVSALKSCGVVE, translated from the coding sequence ATGACGAAGGCTGTTTTATGGACGGCAAAGGATGCCGAAACCGCAACTGGTGGCAAAACCACCGGGGACTGGACGGTAGCCGGCATTACAATTGACAGCCGCAAAGTCAGCGAAGGCGATCTTTTCATCGCCCTGAAAGGCCCGAATTTCGACGGTCACAAATTCGCCCAGGCCGCCCTTGATGCCGGCGCACATGCCGTCATGGTCTCGGATGCCAAAGGCATCACCGATACCGACAAGGTTCTTCTGGTGGATGACACGATGGCCGCCCTTGAGAGCATTGGCCTTGCCGGTCGCGCCCGCAGCAAAGCCAAAATCGTCGCCATCACCGGCAGTGTTGGCAAAACCGGCACCAAGGAAGCGCTTAAATACGTGCTGTCCCAGCAGGGGAAAACCCATGCCAGCCCGGCCAGCTTCAACAATCATTGGGGCGTGCCGATTACTCTGGCAACCCTGCCCGCTGATGCCGACTTTGGCGTTTTTGAAATCGGCATGAACCATCCGGGCGAAATCAGCAAGCTTGTCAAAATGGTCAAGCCAAGTGTCGCAGTGATCACAACGGTGGTCGGCGCCCACACCGAATTTTTCAAGGACGAAGCCGAAATTGCCATGGCCAAGGCAGAGATTTTCGATGGCCTTGATAAGGATGGCACGGTCATTCTGAACCGTGACAACATGCACTACTTCGCCCTTGCCCGCCGTGCCAAGGAACTTGGCCTTGGCAACGTCAAATGCTTTGGCACCGATGCCATGGCGAACTATCGCCTGTTTGAAGCCAACATCGTTACCGATGGCAGTGCCGTCCGCGCACGTGTCGGTGGACGTGATCTGGAATATTTCATCGGCTGCCCCGGTGAACACTGGGTTCTGAACTCGCTTGCAGTGCTGGGATGTGTTGACGCGATTGGTGCGGACCCTGTACGTGCCGCGCAGGATCTCGCGGATGTCACGCCGCCTGCGGGTCGTGGTGAAACACACACGGTCAAGCTGCCCTCCGGGAATGGTACCTTTACCCTGATTGATGATGCCTATAACGCCAATCCGACCTCGATGATGGCGGGGATCAAGGTCCTGTCACAGACCAAACCGAGTGACGGCGGACGCAAGATTGCCGTTCTGGGCGAAATGCGCGAACTCGGCGATATTGCGCCGAAAATGCATGCCGATTTGCATCAACCGCTGACCGCACTTGAAATTGATCGGGTTTACTCGGTCGGGCCAATGATGGCTGAACTCGACAAAACGTTGCCTTCCGAACGAAATGCCGGCCATTTTGACACAGCCGAAGACGCAATTGAGCCAATAAAGGCCGATTTGCGCGATGGCGATGTGGTTTTGGTCAAAGGATCGCTTGGCATTTACGTTTCGAAAATTGTATCGGCCTTAAAATCCTGTGGCGTGGTGGAATAA
- a CDS encoding UDP-N-acetylmuramoyl-L-alanyl-D-glutamate--2,6-diaminopimelate ligase, translated as MRLSELMAGDQAALKHAEGQDPDITGLTADSRTVKDGYMFAALSGARDDGSKYIADAIKLGAAAILAKDGTPRPAAPTVPLIPVENPRKRYAQLAARFYGKQPANIAAITGTNGKTSTAIFTEQLWTILGNMSGSIGTLGIRAAGAKIPGSLTTPDPVALHQSLDEMSGIGVTHVAMEASSHGLDQYRLDGVKVTVAAFTNLSRDHLDYHGTFEKYFAAKARLFSDLLVADGTAVLNADVEQFDLLKKLCAKRGVNVLSYGQNADDIKLIKATPDSSGTKLRLLANKGEYNIHLPLMGSFQVMNALAALSIVVASGADLDQAVLALEKLEGVRGRLELVGKTSFGAPVFVDYAHTPDALETVIKAVRPHCKGRIVCVFGAGGDRDTGKRPLMGQVAHDFADIAIVTDDNPRSEDPATIRAAIKAKCDGAVEIGDRAEAIKRGIGILQRNDVLIIAGKGHERGQVVGDTVLPFDDASVARSILAGGN; from the coding sequence ATCAAGCGGCATTGAAACATGCCGAAGGACAGGACCCGGATATCACGGGCCTGACAGCAGACTCACGCACCGTGAAGGATGGCTATATGTTTGCCGCCCTGTCCGGTGCACGTGATGACGGTTCCAAGTATATCGCCGACGCGATCAAGCTTGGTGCCGCGGCCATCCTTGCAAAGGATGGAACGCCAAGACCGGCAGCCCCCACGGTTCCGCTGATCCCGGTGGAAAACCCGCGCAAACGTTATGCCCAGCTTGCTGCACGTTTCTATGGCAAGCAGCCGGCAAACATCGCGGCGATCACCGGCACCAACGGCAAAACATCCACAGCGATCTTTACCGAGCAGCTCTGGACGATCCTTGGCAACATGTCGGGATCGATCGGAACGCTTGGCATTCGGGCCGCTGGGGCAAAGATCCCCGGATCACTGACCACGCCCGATCCGGTTGCCCTACATCAAAGCCTTGATGAAATGTCTGGCATTGGTGTTACCCATGTCGCGATGGAGGCAAGCTCGCACGGGCTGGATCAATACCGCCTGGATGGCGTGAAGGTTACCGTTGCCGCGTTTACCAACCTGTCGCGTGATCATCTTGATTATCACGGCACGTTCGAAAAATATTTCGCCGCCAAGGCCCGCCTGTTCTCCGACCTTTTGGTTGCCGATGGTACGGCTGTGCTGAATGCCGATGTTGAACAGTTCGATCTTTTGAAAAAACTCTGCGCCAAGCGCGGTGTAAATGTTCTGTCCTATGGCCAGAACGCCGATGACATCAAACTGATCAAGGCAACACCAGACAGCTCCGGCACCAAGCTCCGCCTTCTGGCAAACAAGGGCGAATACAACATCCACCTGCCGCTGATGGGAAGCTTCCAGGTGATGAACGCGCTGGCAGCCCTTTCCATCGTGGTGGCATCTGGTGCCGACCTTGATCAGGCGGTTCTGGCCCTTGAAAAACTTGAAGGTGTTCGTGGTCGTCTGGAACTGGTTGGCAAAACCAGCTTCGGCGCACCGGTATTTGTTGATTACGCCCACACGCCCGATGCCCTTGAAACCGTGATCAAGGCGGTCCGTCCGCATTGCAAAGGCCGCATCGTTTGTGTATTCGGGGCCGGTGGGGACCGTGATACCGGCAAACGCCCGTTGATGGGACAGGTTGCGCACGATTTTGCCGATATCGCCATCGTCACCGATGACAATCCGCGCAGCGAGGACCCGGCCACCATTCGTGCGGCCATCAAGGCGAAATGCGACGGTGCTGTTGAGATCGGTGATCGCGCCGAGGCCATCAAACGCGGCATTGGCATCCTGCAGCGTAACGATGTCCTTATTATTGCCGGAAAAGGCCATGAAAGAGGCCAAGTTGTCGGCGATACGGTTCTTCCATTCGATGATGCATCTGTCGCCCGCAGCATCCTTGCTGGTGGCAATTGA